The Candidatus Thorarchaeota archaeon genome includes a window with the following:
- a CDS encoding alanyl-tRNA editing protein — protein MEKPLPYWINPYRTEFKVTILDVQKGNEGRVEISIDKPVVRPAGGGQAGDRGVLITKSNRIQFVDTRLDGESTIVLANQSPAKNQKATLVVDWDWRYSMMKNHTAEHLFVSQLLPRLSGISISELWIDGEKANLTLQGAKIEEQDLLGAEKRVQKLIEREIKVITELVSSKEVDETVRARKGALGKHKMLRIVSIGNQDESACSGMHVRNTKEIRVFKIVDYSLSNDTAEVKFLTNLSAVEVLAETYNLALQRKHSIPFEMEQLGHILDKYSILQSDHEKMLEKIKSGVEKLVQSHVVGNVTIYHDSLPGFDTKALQEAALNLTPNEPALVLLFSPGDTSYVVVRSVGLEEARFYVGEVVDSLGGKGGGRGDIYTGGFRLVKDPEQLYQKLLTKVEETI, from the coding sequence ATGGAAAAACCTCTGCCATACTGGATTAACCCCTATAGAACTGAATTCAAAGTGACTATTCTTGACGTTCAAAAAGGGAATGAGGGAAGAGTTGAGATTTCAATCGATAAACCCGTAGTTCGTCCCGCTGGAGGGGGGCAAGCTGGGGACAGAGGGGTGCTAATCACAAAAAGTAATCGCATTCAGTTCGTTGATACAAGATTAGACGGGGAGAGTACTATAGTTCTTGCTAATCAATCCCCGGCAAAGAATCAGAAAGCAACTCTGGTGGTTGACTGGGATTGGAGATACTCTATGATGAAGAACCACACTGCTGAACATCTCTTCGTTTCCCAGTTACTACCAAGACTCAGTGGTATTAGCATATCTGAATTATGGATCGACGGAGAAAAAGCGAACCTAACACTGCAGGGTGCCAAGATCGAAGAGCAAGATCTGCTGGGAGCTGAGAAGCGAGTTCAGAAGCTCATCGAAAGAGAAATCAAAGTGATAACAGAATTGGTCTCATCTAAGGAAGTGGATGAGACGGTAAGAGCCAGAAAGGGTGCACTAGGAAAGCACAAGATGCTGCGAATTGTCAGTATTGGCAATCAAGATGAGTCAGCGTGTTCAGGGATGCATGTAAGAAACACGAAGGAAATCCGGGTCTTCAAAATTGTCGATTACAGTCTATCCAATGATACTGCAGAAGTCAAGTTCCTAACAAATCTCAGTGCCGTTGAAGTACTTGCAGAGACATATAATCTGGCATTGCAGAGAAAGCATAGTATACCATTTGAGATGGAACAACTCGGACATATCCTGGACAAGTATTCTATCTTACAATCAGATCATGAAAAGATGTTAGAGAAAATCAAATCCGGAGTAGAGAAATTGGTTCAAAGCCATGTAGTTGGCAATGTCACCATCTATCATGATTCGCTACCAGGCTTTGATACAAAGGCGCTTCAAGAAGCTGCTCTGAATCTTACACCCAATGAACCAGCCCTTGTGCTACTCTTCTCACCAGGGGATACCTCATACGTAGTTGTTCGGTCAGTGGGATTAGAAGAAGCTCGTTTCTACGTTGGAGAGGTTGTCGATTCGTTGGGAGGCAAAGGTGGTGGGAGAGGAGACATATACACTGGAGGCTTTCGATTGGTGAAAGACCCTGAACAACTCTATCAGAAGCTTCTCACTAAGGTAGAAGAGACGATATGA